Part of the Cupriavidus basilensis genome is shown below.
AATGGCTGAACCACCAGCGCATTGCCCGCATCATGGCCGCGGCGCGCGCGCAAGCGCTCGATATCCGGCTGGATGACAATGACTGGAAAGCGTACTACCGGGACGAGCTCTACGCACCCGACGGCGCGCAATTCAAGCTGAACCTGTTTCCCTTGCCTCTCATGCTCGATGGCCTGACACCCTGGTCCAAGGTGTTCCGCGGCCAGTCCGAACTCGTGCCCAAGGAGCGTTACCTCGACCTGTGCCGGCATGGCGGGCGCTTCCGCTTCCTGCGCTCGCTCTGCGCGCACTGGCGGCCCAAGGTGGTCGTCTGCATCGGCTATCGCCAGGCGGACGACTTCGCACGCGCATTCGAGCTCGAAGAGGTCACATGTGAAGAGCGGCAACTGCAGCCTGCAGACCAGGTAAGGCTGCTGCAGATCTACAAGCGAGATGGCACCACGTGGATCATTTGCCCCGCACTCGCGGGCAGCGCGGGGCTGACCTCCGACGTGCAGCTCAACGCGTTCGGCAAGCTGCTCGGCGCCAGCCTGGCGCCGAGCGACTTCGATCACCCGTGCGCGGCGGCACTCGGTCGGGGCGGGTTGCCGGAGAGCCTGAGTGCGCTGTTGGCCGAGAGTGCATCCCGCGGACTGCCTGGCGGCGGATATCCTGCCCAACGGCATCATCAACCTGACCCAAGGCCAGCGCGACAACACCTATCCGATTGCGTGCCCCAGGCAACGTAGCCGCCAGGGTCACTGTTCAGCCGGCCGGGCGCAAGGAGCCGGCGTGAAGGACATGGTCGGCAGGAAATAGCACGCCGAGGCTATCGCATGCCCGGCGGGATTTGCACCGGCTGGCCAACTCATGCGAACATCCTGCGTTTTTGGGAGCCCTGCCCATGAAACGCTCGACCTTGCTCGCCTCGCTAGCCCTGCTCACGCTGGCCATGGGGCAGCCCGCCGTCGCGGACACGCTGAAGAAGCCCGGCCTCGACGCGCTAGCCGCCGCCGCGCAGGCCAGCCCGCCAACTGATTTCAACGCGTTCCTGAGTGCGGCAGCCAAGGCCGATCCCTCGCTGGCAGGCAGTGTCGCCGCCTATCAAAAGCACGCCTCGCTGCACGGCGACGACCTGACCAATATCGGGCGCTTGCTGGGCCTCTATAACCGCATTCACAACCACCAGGCGGTGATCGGCGCCATCGAGCGCATGGTGGCTTTGCGCACCGTGCGCGACGACAAGATCCCGCAGCACGAGAACCCCGCCATCATCGCCTTCGGCAACCTGGTGGAGGGCATGGCCAAGGACTTCGGCCTGACTTTCCGCAACGTGGACAATCGCGTGTTCGAAGTCACGCTGCCGGGCACGGGCAAGGAAGAATTCGGCTTGCTCACCCACGCCGACGTGGTCCCTGCCGTGGCGGATGAATGGGTGCTGGACGACGGCACCAGGCTCGATCCGTTCAAGGTCACGCGCGTGGGCGATTTTCTGTACGGCCGCGGCACCATCGACGACAAAGGCTCGATTGCCACCGTGCTGTACGCGATGAAAACCGTGAAGGAAAGCGGGCTGAAGCTCAACCGCACCATCCGGCTGATGATCGAGACCACCGAGGAAACGGGCGGCGACGGCATGAAGTACTACCGGCAGCACACCAAGCTGCCCGAGTACAACATCGTGCTCGACAGCAAATACCCCGCCGTGGTGGCCGAGAAAGGCTCCGGCAGCCTGAAGGTGTTCTTCCCCGTGCAGGCCACCGACGGCGACGCCACCGCCATCGTCGGCATGAGCGGCGCGGCCTCGGCCAACGCCGTGCCGCAGACCGCGAGCGCGCAACTCAAGGGCGGCGACCTGAACGCGGCCCGCGCCCGGCTTGAAGCCGCACGCGCCGCCTTTATCGAGAAGTACGCGCCGCAGGGCAAGTTCGCCATCGATATCACCCAGCGCGCCGACAGCCTGGAGGTCAAGGTCACCGGCAGTTCGGCCCACGGCTCCCGGCCCGAGGAAGGCGTGAATCCCCTGCCGCGCCTGACGCTGTTCCTGCGCGAATCCGGCATCGCGCTGGCCGACAACCACTACGCCCGCGCAGCAAAGTACCTCGACGACCTGTATGCCACCGGCTACCTCGGCGAGAAGATGGGCGTGGCCTACAAGGACGACTTCATGGGCCCGCTCACCCTGTCGCCCAACCTCGTCCAGGAAAAAGATGGCCGGCTGGAAGTCACCACCAACGTGCGCATGCCGCGCGGCAACACGCCGCAAGCACTGTCCAAGGCCGTGGCCGACAAGATCAACGCCTGGGCTGCCGCCAACCACGCAACGGTGACCATCAGCCACGACCAGGGCGACTGGATGGCACGCGACCCCAAAGGCGCGTGGCTGTCCACGCTGCTCAACATCTTCGGCGACACCACGGGACTCGAAGCCAAGCCCGTGCCCACCGCCGGCAGCACCACCGCCAAGCTGATGCCGAATGCCATCAACTTCGGCCCCGCCATGCCGGGCAAGAAGTACACCGCGCACAACGCCAAGGAGTACAAGGAAGTCGTCGACCTGGACCTGGACATGCAGATGTTCACGGAAATGCTGATCCGCATCGGGGACCTGAAGACGATGCAGTGAGGCTGTGGCGGCCGCGTTGCGTTGCGTTGCGTTAATTGCGGCCGCGAAACCTGTCCAATAGCCATTCCCGAGCGATCGCCGTGCTCGCCTCGGGACGCTCCATGGACGGGAAGTGCCCGCAACCGGGAAGCACTTCATACCGGGCGTCAGGCAAGACACCGGCGATTCGCCCGCCGACTTCGGCCGGCACGAACGTATCCGCCGCCCCCCAGATCCATAGCGCCGGGACCTCTACCGACGCAAGCGTGCCCCAATGATCCCGTCGTGTCAGGGTGGCGTCCGACTGGCGGGCGAACAGCGCCGCCCCGCAAGTACGCCAGCCGGATCCGGATGCATGTCCGGGTTGCAGTTCATCGGCCAAATCCCTGCCACGCGCTCCGGGACAGGAACGTCCGAGTGAGACAGAACGTCGGTTTTTGTGAGACGCAGCGTCAAGTGGCGAAGCGATAACTCTGCAAAAATTGGCGCCGGTTCGTGGTACACGCCACCCCTCCAGCAAGAGCGCGGCCCCGGGCCAGCGTGGCACGCGGCCTTCGATGGCAAGCACGACTCGCTTGCCAGCACCAGGCCGCACGACCAGGCCGCCCCAAAGGTTCTCGATAGCAGCCCGGCAGCGCAGCTTGCCGACACCAGGCAGTTCCTGCGGGATGCGCCCGGTTCGTGCCATGGCGTACTGAAAACACAATATTGAAGGCGGGAAATCTCATGCTGAAAAGTAGGACGACATTCATATCGCTGACATTCCTGGCCGCCGCAGCGCTCTCGGCATGCGGGGGCGACAATCCAGAGAACACGGCCGCGAACGCTCAAGCGCCCGCCGCGCCCACGCCCACGCCGGCGCCCCTCGCGTCCACCTGCGCCGAAACCGGCGTGGATGCGAAGTTCGCCTGCCAGACCGGGGCCACGGAGCCGCTCTACATCTACCAATGGGCGCTCAGGCAAGCCGCCAGCTACTTCAAGTCTTTCTCCGGGATCGCGGATGGCGTCACCGATCTCAATGTGGAAGACGTGCATGCCGCGGGCATCAAAGGCCAGGGCGTCAATGTCCTGGTGCTCGACGACGGCGTCGATATCCACAATGAGGACCTGGCCGCCAATGTGAACAAGTCGATGACTTACAACTTTGACGACGGCACCAACAACCCCACGCCGGCCGATATCCCCAACAACATCGCGCAGGCCCA
Proteins encoded:
- a CDS encoding alpha/beta fold hydrolase: MARTGRIPQELPGVGKLRCRAAIENLWGGLVVRPGAGKRVVLAIEGRVPRWPGAALLLEGWRVPRTGANFCRVIASPLDAASHKNRRSVSLGRSCPGARGRDLADELQPGHASGSGWRTCGAALFARQSDATLTRRDHWGTLASVEVPALWIWGAADTFVPAEVGGRIAGVLPDARYEVLPGCGHFPSMERPEASTAIAREWLLDRFRGRN
- a CDS encoding dipeptidase, translating into MKRSTLLASLALLTLAMGQPAVADTLKKPGLDALAAAAQASPPTDFNAFLSAAAKADPSLAGSVAAYQKHASLHGDDLTNIGRLLGLYNRIHNHQAVIGAIERMVALRTVRDDKIPQHENPAIIAFGNLVEGMAKDFGLTFRNVDNRVFEVTLPGTGKEEFGLLTHADVVPAVADEWVLDDGTRLDPFKVTRVGDFLYGRGTIDDKGSIATVLYAMKTVKESGLKLNRTIRLMIETTEETGGDGMKYYRQHTKLPEYNIVLDSKYPAVVAEKGSGSLKVFFPVQATDGDATAIVGMSGAASANAVPQTASAQLKGGDLNAARARLEAARAAFIEKYAPQGKFAIDITQRADSLEVKVTGSSAHGSRPEEGVNPLPRLTLFLRESGIALADNHYARAAKYLDDLYATGYLGEKMGVAYKDDFMGPLTLSPNLVQEKDGRLEVTTNVRMPRGNTPQALSKAVADKINAWAAANHATVTISHDQGDWMARDPKGAWLSTLLNIFGDTTGLEAKPVPTAGSTTAKLMPNAINFGPAMPGKKYTAHNAKEYKEVVDLDLDMQMFTEMLIRIGDLKTMQ